Genomic segment of Gemmatimonadota bacterium:
TTTCTGCGCCAGACGGCGGCGGAGCGCCCCGCGCCGGTGGTGGTCCGGCTCACCGGGCTGGTGCTGGGCGGGGCCGTGATTCTGCTGGGACTCGTGCAAGTTCCCTGGCGCGGGCGCCTGCGCGGCGTACGGAAGCCGCTCCTCAAGGCGAGGTGAGCGAGATGGGCTGGATCCAGGATCTGGTGAAGCCGCAGGCGCGGCGCTGGGAGGAATTCTACCGTAACCGCTGGCAGCACGACAACGTGGTGCGCAGCACGCACGGCGTGAACTGCACGGGCGGCTGCTCGTGGGCCGTCTACGTGAAGGACGGGATCATCACCTGGGAGATGCAGCAGACCGATTATCCCCTGCTCGAGCCGGGTCTCCCGCCCTACGAGCCGCGTGGCTGCCAGCGCGGCCTCTCCGCCTCCTGGTACGTCTCCAGCCCCATCCGCGTGAAGTATCCCTACGCGCGGGGCGCGCTGCTGGACTTGTGGCGGGCGGCCAGGGCCGAGCATGGGGATCCGGTGCAGGCCTGGGGCTCTATCGTCGAGGACGAAGCGAAGCGTGCTCGCTTCCAGAGAGCCCGCGGCAAGGGCGGCTTCCGCCGCTCCAACTGGGATGAGGTGCTGGAGATCGTCGCTGCCGCCTGCCTCTACACGGCTAAGCGGTGGGGTCCGGACCGCATCTTCGGCTTCTCGCCCATCCCGGCCATGTCCTACCTGTCCTACGCCGCCGGCTCGCGTTTCCTCCAGCTCTTGGGCGGCGTCAACATGAGCTTCTACGACTGGTACGCCGACCTGCCCAACGCCTTTCCGGAGGTCTGGGGCGACCAGACGGACGTCTGCGAGAGCGCCGACTGGTTCAACTCGAAGTACATCGTGGCCATGGGCGCCAACCTGAACATGACCCGGACGCCCGACGTGCACTTCATCTCGGAGG
This window contains:
- a CDS encoding nitrate reductase subunit alpha, which gives rise to MGWIQDLVKPQARRWEEFYRNRWQHDNVVRSTHGVNCTGGCSWAVYVKDGIITWEMQQTDYPLLEPGLPPYEPRGCQRGLSASWYVSSPIRVKYPYARGALLDLWRAARAEHGDPVQAWGSIVEDEAKRARFQRARGKGGFRRSNWDEVLEIVAAACLYTAKRWGPDRIFGFSPIPAMSYLSYAAGSRFLQLLGGVNMSFYDWYADLPNAFPEVWGDQTDVCESADWFNSKYIVAMGANLNMTRTPDVHFISEARHEGAKFVVLAPDFSQVAKYADWWIPVRAGQDTALWLAVDHVILKEFHADRQVPYFVDYLKRYTDGPFLVVLEKDGDGYRPGRLLRANRVERYREVENGDWKLLVYD